A window of Fictibacillus halophilus contains these coding sequences:
- a CDS encoding extracellular solute-binding protein: MLRKKDDFQEKFQHFLRKLRNEILSGKIKRGEFILPENTLSQQFELSRVSIRKGLAELVEEGLIEKIPGKGNRVVFQENQNKQSIKLAWFSTSYEIDVVKKIIKMFEQKNPFVKVELEIYPNDSYAKTILSAIKTGNGPDVFILSDHHFRDVTELNGTRYLEEHTPKNFKTYSAVSRMFTHQNKQKAVPFVFSPVVICYNKDLIKKSESNIKSWNQLLQVSKDSTVVNNDSIVETFGFCFSSAPNRWPVFLLQNGGGFRKDGESIMNQKANKEALQYCVDLMYKHKVSPVFTHGSNQLAEDLFMKKRAAMILTTYYFMNEFKDCGFDWDVMQLPKQKEPATLLLGGGLGINSDSAYKEVARSLVDFMVSDEAQMVIKQNMCTIPASCRIAANEDIMNKDNHPENYHVFLKSMEHAVPVKDFGLTQDEIISIQYELHLLWANMERVDDVCERVQDLLENKSVMNVK, encoded by the coding sequence TTGCTAAGAAAAAAAGATGATTTCCAAGAAAAATTTCAACACTTTTTAAGAAAGCTACGTAATGAAATTTTAAGTGGAAAGATTAAGCGTGGGGAGTTTATTCTGCCAGAGAACACGTTGTCTCAACAGTTTGAACTGAGCAGAGTGTCCATTCGCAAAGGATTGGCTGAGCTTGTTGAGGAAGGATTGATCGAGAAGATTCCGGGTAAGGGGAATCGTGTTGTTTTTCAAGAGAATCAGAACAAACAAAGCATTAAGTTAGCTTGGTTCTCCACATCCTATGAGATCGACGTTGTAAAAAAGATCATTAAGATGTTTGAACAAAAAAATCCTTTTGTGAAGGTAGAATTAGAGATCTATCCAAACGATAGTTACGCTAAAACCATTCTTTCAGCTATAAAAACAGGGAACGGACCGGATGTTTTTATTCTATCAGATCACCACTTTCGTGACGTTACAGAACTGAATGGTACACGTTACCTTGAAGAACACACACCTAAAAACTTTAAGACATACTCGGCAGTCTCGAGAATGTTTACACATCAAAATAAACAAAAAGCTGTACCTTTTGTGTTTTCTCCTGTTGTGATCTGTTATAACAAAGACCTTATAAAAAAATCTGAATCGAACATCAAGTCTTGGAATCAGCTGCTGCAAGTATCTAAAGACAGCACGGTTGTTAATAACGACAGCATTGTAGAAACATTTGGATTTTGTTTTTCTTCTGCCCCTAACAGATGGCCGGTATTCTTGTTGCAGAACGGAGGCGGATTTAGAAAAGATGGAGAATCCATCATGAACCAAAAAGCCAATAAAGAAGCTCTTCAATATTGTGTGGACCTCATGTATAAGCATAAAGTTTCTCCTGTTTTCACGCACGGAAGCAATCAGCTGGCGGAAGATCTTTTCATGAAAAAACGTGCGGCAATGATTCTAACGACGTATTACTTTATGAATGAGTTTAAGGATTGTGGATTTGACTGGGATGTCATGCAGCTTCCTAAGCAAAAGGAGCCCGCAACACTGCTGTTGGGCGGAGGATTAGGCATTAACTCAGATAGTGCCTATAAAGAAGTAGCAAGATCATTGGTTGATTTTATGGTAAGTGATGAAGCGCAGATGGTGATTAAGCAGAATATGTGCACCATTCCTGCTTCGTGTAGAATTGCTGCCAATGAGGATATCATGAACAAAGACAATCACCCCGAAAATTATCATGTGTTCTTGAAGTCGATGGAACATGCGGTACCCGTTAAAGATTTTGGACTTACTCAGGATGAGATCATCAGCATTCAATACGAACTCCATCTGCTATGGGCAAATATGGAAAGAGTAGATGATGTTTGCGAAAGAGTGCAAGATCTTTTAGAGAATAAGTCCGTGATGAACGTGAAATAA
- a CDS encoding alpha/beta hydrolase family protein, whose product MYRLSDLNQSPLPKLIEHHFTKKDWEEKRSKIKQIWTSYLGRLTIPSGKIGYETIKISEKQGYIEQLLRYHTIDGDAVTALLLLPQNGVQTAPAVLALHSTDEKGKNDIATEYGRENRQYALELVKRGFIVLAPDTITAGERLEKGARPYHTKSFYEKNPDRTAVGKMVSDHMHGISLLQQLSRNQSKRVGVIGHSLGGYNACFLAGLDDRISCVVSSCGFATFKADLEIHRWGQREWFSHIPRLSEDINKGFVPFEFHEIASLVAPIPFFNWMSFNDPIFPHYEPAMEGMKQINDLYEWLGASDQFIHLCGNGGHDFPASIRRLAYEFLEKHLNANN is encoded by the coding sequence ATGTATAGATTGAGTGATCTAAATCAGAGTCCGCTTCCTAAGTTGATAGAGCATCATTTCACAAAGAAAGACTGGGAAGAGAAAAGGTCAAAGATCAAACAAATCTGGACTTCTTATTTAGGTAGATTGACTATTCCTAGTGGCAAAATAGGTTATGAAACAATAAAGATCTCGGAAAAACAAGGTTATATCGAACAATTACTGAGGTATCACACGATAGACGGTGATGCTGTTACAGCTCTCTTGTTGTTACCTCAAAATGGTGTTCAAACGGCACCGGCAGTTCTCGCGCTACACTCTACAGACGAAAAAGGAAAAAATGATATCGCCACAGAATATGGTAGAGAAAATCGTCAGTATGCACTTGAACTAGTAAAGCGAGGGTTTATCGTCCTTGCACCAGACACGATCACCGCAGGAGAGCGGCTGGAAAAAGGAGCAAGGCCGTACCACACAAAATCTTTTTACGAGAAGAACCCCGACCGAACCGCGGTTGGTAAAATGGTGTCTGATCATATGCATGGTATCAGCTTACTTCAACAGTTGAGTCGGAATCAGTCAAAAAGAGTAGGCGTAATTGGGCACTCGTTAGGTGGTTATAACGCTTGTTTTCTTGCAGGGTTGGATGACCGAATAAGCTGTGTGGTTTCCAGCTGTGGGTTTGCAACCTTTAAAGCAGACTTAGAAATTCACCGCTGGGGTCAAAGGGAATGGTTTTCTCACATCCCAAGACTTAGTGAGGATATAAATAAAGGGTTTGTACCGTTTGAGTTTCATGAGATTGCTTCATTAGTAGCACCGATTCCATTTTTTAATTGGATGTCGTTTAACGATCCTATCTTTCCGCATTATGAACCTGCGATGGAAGGGATGAAGCAGATTAACGATCTTTACGAATGGTTAGGTGCAAGTGATCAATTTATTCATCTATGCGGGAATGGTGGGCACGATTTTCCTGCTTCTATAAGAAGGCTGGCGTATGAATTTTTGGAAAAACATCTTAACGCCAATAATTAA